Proteins encoded in a region of the Manduca sexta isolate Smith_Timp_Sample1 chromosome 1, JHU_Msex_v1.0, whole genome shotgun sequence genome:
- the LOC115449793 gene encoding zinc finger protein 85, producing the protein MSEYCEKQCSICLKNDLNCVNVDGSQYQYIFIKLFDATMAVAESKVLWLCLWCKAIIKKVNDLMDFAKEAKINKQKTETTQPAEYTLTLHHNPHIDIPPKDYNQQKDKDNTGKKDIKLTERINLKKETNIKLSRLKKHKLDEMNFDVLYLNVDEQKKEIEEKKRSEKYKQWCLKCDDCGESFMFRLEYEEHRKRHDLISGQHACKICRLRFKSNDVLSQHTLAHKRRFVCRSCGSKFKRWSHCVVHREKCGSNSTPAVCAVCAKIFGDHHSMTIHMKTVHENTKKYVCEHCVKVFGTKQRLTVHIRSHTGLKPFSCDKCSRSFATHSNLRAHSKVHSNNKDHYCVECNKYYKSEKSLKRHFLEASKHAGDGRYICEDCLKKFITQKLLDKHIMAAHLTEHRCEHCYKLFSNNANLRKHVRSIHTTTEA; encoded by the exons atgtcGGAATACTGTGAAAAACAATGCagtatatgtttaaaaaatgatcTTAACTGTGTTAATGTGGACGGTTCACAATatcagtatatatttattaaattattcgatGCTACCATGGCGGTTGCT GAATCCAAAGTTTTGTGGCTCTGCCTATGGTGCAAAGCTATTATTAAAAAGGTAAACGATTTAATGGATTTTGCAAAAGAAGCTAAAATAAACAAGCAAAAG actGAAACAACACAGCCAGCGGAATACACATTAACATTACATCACAATCCACATATAGATATACCACCAAAAGATTACAATCAACAAAAAGATAAAGATAATACAggaaaaaaagatataaaattaacagaaagaatcaatttgaaaaaagaaacaaatataaaactaagtagattgaaaaaacataaattagatGAGATGAATTTCGATgttctttatttgaatgttGATGAGCAGAAGAAAGAgatagaagaaaaaaaaagatcaGAGAAGTATAAACAGTGGTGTTTGAAATGTGACGACTGTGGAGAAAGTTTTATGTTCAGACTTGAATATGAAGAGCACCGAAAGAGACATGATTtg ATTTCAGGTCAACACGCCTGCAAAATATGTCGTCTAAGATTCAAATCCAATGATGTTCTATCACAACATACATTAGCCCATAAACGCAGGTTTGTTTGTCGCTCCTGCGGGTCCAAGTTCAAGCGTTGGTCCCACTGTGTGGTCCATCGGGAGAAATGTGGATCCAATAGTACGCCTGCTGTGTGTGCCGTCTGTGCTAAGATATTTGG AGATCATCATTCCATGACGATCCATATGAAAACAGTTCACGAAAATACTAAGAAGTATGTATGCGAGCATTGTGTTAAAGTGTTCGGGACGAAACAACGACTCACTGTTCATATAAG gtcTCACACTGGACTCAAACCTTTCTCATGCGACAAATGTTCTAGAAGCTTTGCAACGCATTCCAATCTCCGTGCGCATTCTAAAGTCCACAGTAACAATAAGGACCATTATTGCGTGGAGTGTAACAAGTATTATAAAAGCGAGAAGAGTTTGAAAAGACATTTTCTAGAAGCTTCTAAACATGCCGGCGATGGGAG GTATATATGTGAAGATTGTTTGAAGAAATTTATAACACAGAAACTATTGGATAAGCATATAATGGCGGCACATTTGACGGAACATCGCTGCGAGCATTGTTATAAG ttattcTCCAATAATGCTAATCTAAGGAAACATGTTCGATCCATCCACACAACGACGGAAGCGTAA
- the LOC115449790 gene encoding zinc finger protein 83 → MDLQHNICATCLSNDRVLTPLSKISSIIREIHLNESYTRENFICWECNSMIKKFYNFKVRCKQAELALGNYSKKLKSLSTLAQSTKTYYDYHFNYNDPLTDCDLEKTLSEIKNEPDNTDTDTKDNSNVYVANILPISNVDKVEIHKEDLNNTEVAKRKRKGTKIDKTNEDKLVKVEDIERVDTSVVKRRRKVRKDTNYTDDREYVENIETDHSDTDIDKLKVNKVENGKFDNDCQSEVLEKFDLVAFTEEEVIRNREEKRNHPNYKKLPFKCDLCVLGFTKEGYYVQHVKKKHDESIGIDLCSVCGTRFPTLRAMERHKRKHYSCYRCRLCKYVTLELWSAVNHCRVKHCNDTANSIHCAQCRHVCRTPEDLAEHVRSEHSVHCSDCGEKFKGPHSLRTHQRRIHTVKREFTCDLCKKTFMKKSRFETHMVSHNTSIAKKLAYCSICNVQYKNIYVYRNHLKNSTNHSERAYPCPECNKKFASKVYRTQHYNFYHLQKSSYKCDICNKLFISEWRLKNHKQTKHGMNRPRDHSCNVCGKKFFTRSTLRGHQLTHSEQRTYMCEDCGDTFRQRPALYTHARLVHKSVRRK, encoded by the exons atggaTCTTCAACACAATATATGCGCCACTTGTTTAAGCAACGATCGAGTTCTAACGCCATTGTCGAAAATATCTTCAATAATACGAGAAATTCATTTGAATGAG TCTTATACACGAGAAAACTTCATTTGTTGGGAGTGTAACAGCATGATAAAGAAGTTTTATAACTTCAAAGTCCGTTGCAAGCAAGCTGAACTGGCTCTCGGTAATTACAGCAAG AAACTGAAGTCTCTATCAACCCTCGCACAATCAACAAAGACATATTATGATTACCATTTTAACTACAACGATCCTCTCACAGACTGTGATTTGGAAAAAACTTTAAGCGAAATCAAAAATGAACCAGACAACACAGATACGGATACTAAAGACAATAGCAATGTGTACGTAGcaaatatattacctatatcTAATGTGGATAAGGTTGAAATTCATAAAGAAGATCTGAATAACACAGAAGTAGCTAAAAGAAAAAGGAAAGGTAcaaaaattgataaaacaaatgaaGACAAATTAGTGAAAGTTGAAGATATAGAGAGAGTAGATACTAGTGTGGTTAAAAGAAGAAGGAAAGTAAGAAAAGATACAAACTATACAGACGACAGAGAATACGttgaaaatattgaaacagATCATTCAGATACTGATATCGacaaattaaaagttaataaagttgaaaatggTAAATTTGATAACGATTGCCAGAGTGAAGTTTTAGAGAAGTTTGATCTAGTGGCATTTACAGAGGAAGAGGTAATAAGGAATAGAGAGGAGAAGAGGAATCATCCGAATTACAAGAAGTTACCGTTCAAATGCGATTTGTGTGTACTCGGGTTTACAAAGGAAGGATATTATGTGCAGCATGTTAAGAAAAAACATGACGAG agtaTAGGCATCGACCTCTGTTCAGTCTGTGGCACTCGCTTCCCGACTCTACGGGCGATGGAGCGGCACAAGCGCAAGCACTATTCCTGCTATCGGTGCAGATTGTGCAAATATGTGACATTGGAACTTTGGTCCGCCGTGAACCACTGTCGCGTGAAGCACTGCAACGATACAGCGAATAGTATACACTGCGCGCAGTGCCGGCATGTGTGCAG GACACCTGAAGATCTAGCCGAGCATGTAAGGTCTGAACATTCGGTGCATTGTAGCGACTGTGGGGAGAAGTTTAAAGGACCGCACTCGCTGCGAACGCATCAAAG ACGTATACATACGGTCAAAAGGGAGTTTACGTGTGACTTATGCAAGAAAACATTTATGAAGAAATCACGTTTCGAAACACATATGGTGTCCCACAACACTAGTATAGCTAAAAAGCTAGCGTATTGTAGTATATGTAATGTGCAGTATAAGAATATATATGTGTATAGAAATCATTTGAAAAACAGCACTAATCATTCGGAGAGGGC atACCCTTGTCCGGAGTGTAACAAGAAATTCGCGTCGAAAGTTTATCGGACGCAGCATTACAACTTCTATCATCTCCAGAAATCATCATACAAGTGTGATATTTGCAATAAG CTCTTCATATCGGAATGGCGTTTGAAGAATCACAAGCAAACGAAACACGGCATGAACCGGCCGCGGGACCATTCCTGTAACGTTTGCGGGAAGAAATTCTTT ACGAGGTCGACGCTCCGCGGCCACCAGCTCACACACTCGGAGCAGCGCACATACATGTGTGAAGATTGCGGCGACACGTTCCGGCAGCGGCCCGCTCTCTACACGCATGCGCGACTCGTGCATAAATCTGTAAGGAGGAAATAG